One Gordonia sp. SID5947 genomic region harbors:
- a CDS encoding PhoH family protein, with the protein MTTRTYVLDTSVLLSDPWAVIRFAEHHVVLPLVVIGELEGKRHHHELGWFARESLRMLDDLRLEHGRLDVPLPIGDEGGTLQVELNHTDPAVLPAGFRTETNDSRILACALNLRAEGKDVTLVSKDTPLRVKAGAVGLAADEYHAQDVVVSGWSGMTELDVDTAAVDTLYSEGVVDLDEARELPCHTGIRILGNGSSALGRVNADKRVQLVRGDREAFGLHGRSAEQRVALDLLLDDSVGIISLGGKAGTGKSALALCAGLEAVLERRTQRKVVVFRPLYAVGGQQLGYLPGSESEKMGPWAQAVFDTLEGLASPEVIEEVLSRGMLEVLPLTHIRGRSLHDSFVIVDEAQSLERNVLLTVLSRLGAGSRVVLTHDVAQRDNLRVGRHDGVAAVIEKLKGHPLFAHVTLTRSERSPIAALVTDMLEEFAPGV; encoded by the coding sequence GTGACCACTCGCACCTACGTCCTCGACACCTCCGTGCTGCTGTCCGATCCCTGGGCGGTCATTCGCTTCGCCGAACACCATGTGGTCCTGCCGCTGGTCGTCATCGGAGAGCTCGAGGGCAAACGCCACCATCACGAGCTCGGTTGGTTCGCGCGGGAATCGTTGCGGATGCTCGACGACCTCCGTCTCGAGCACGGCCGCCTCGACGTCCCGTTGCCGATCGGGGACGAGGGCGGCACCCTACAGGTGGAGCTCAACCACACCGATCCGGCCGTGCTGCCCGCCGGTTTCCGCACCGAGACCAACGATTCCCGAATCTTGGCCTGCGCGTTGAATCTTCGCGCGGAGGGCAAGGATGTCACCCTGGTGTCGAAAGACACTCCGCTGCGCGTCAAAGCGGGCGCCGTCGGTCTGGCGGCCGACGAATACCATGCCCAGGACGTCGTGGTCTCCGGCTGGTCGGGGATGACCGAGCTCGATGTGGACACCGCGGCGGTCGACACCCTGTACTCGGAGGGCGTCGTCGACCTCGACGAAGCGCGAGAACTTCCGTGCCACACGGGAATTCGAATCCTCGGCAACGGGTCGAGCGCGCTCGGCCGGGTCAACGCGGACAAACGGGTGCAATTGGTGCGTGGCGATCGGGAGGCCTTCGGTCTGCACGGTCGGTCCGCCGAACAGCGCGTCGCACTCGACCTTCTGCTCGACGACAGCGTCGGCATCATCTCGCTGGGCGGAAAGGCGGGCACCGGCAAATCTGCACTGGCGCTGTGCGCGGGCCTCGAAGCGGTGCTGGAGCGGCGCACACAGCGCAAGGTCGTGGTGTTCCGGCCGCTCTACGCAGTCGGTGGCCAGCAACTCGGCTACCTTCCGGGCAGCGAGTCCGAGAAGATGGGCCCGTGGGCGCAGGCGGTCTTCGACACGCTGGAGGGACTGGCGTCTCCCGAAGTGATCGAGGAGGTGCTGAGCCGCGGCATGCTCGAGGTCCTGCCCCTCACCCACATCCGGGGGCGTTCGTTGCACGATTCATTTGTGATCGTCGACGAGGCGCAGTCGCTGGAGCGCAATGTCCTACTGACCGTGCTGTCCCGGTTGGGTGCGGGCAGCCGTGTGGTGCTCACCCACGACGTCGCGCAGCGCGACAATCTGAGGGTCGGTCGGCATGACGGCGTCGCGGCGGTCATCGAGAAGCTGAAGGGCCACCCCTTGTTCGCACACGTGACGCTGACACGTAGCGAACGTTCGCCCATCGCGGCGCTGGTGACCGACATGCTGGAGGAGTTCGCACCCGGGGTGTGA
- a CDS encoding acyl-ACP desaturase: MNALTEDELIIALEKALPEIAEEHQAAANPWNPHDWVPWESGRNFAFLGGEDWDSSQASLSEEARAAVLALLLTKDNLPSYHRVIAIHFPAFSDWRQLVGVWTAEDNRHAIVLRDYLVVTRAIDPVDAEERRRVHVTAGYRQHTEDVQGLGPLDVLALMAVHENQCVAFIEKLSAATTDDVFKQILAKIAGDDALQAKTFAAFLNAGLVADQEGTVRALDRALTDVAPIGSDVVDFDAERALIAGYEDDSTRAAIAATLVDQLKLANLHELSDDAEAARQRILAKAGLAG, translated from the coding sequence ATGAACGCATTGACCGAGGACGAGCTGATCATCGCGCTGGAAAAGGCGCTGCCCGAGATCGCCGAAGAACACCAGGCGGCGGCAAACCCATGGAATCCGCATGACTGGGTGCCGTGGGAATCGGGACGCAACTTCGCTTTCCTCGGGGGTGAGGACTGGGACTCGTCGCAGGCGTCATTGTCGGAGGAGGCGCGGGCGGCGGTACTGGCGCTGCTGCTCACCAAGGACAACCTGCCGTCGTACCACCGCGTGATCGCAATCCACTTCCCGGCGTTCTCCGACTGGCGCCAGTTGGTCGGTGTCTGGACGGCCGAGGACAACCGCCACGCCATCGTGCTGCGCGACTACCTGGTGGTGACCCGCGCGATCGATCCGGTCGACGCCGAGGAGCGTCGCCGCGTCCACGTCACCGCGGGCTACCGTCAGCACACCGAAGACGTGCAGGGTCTGGGCCCGCTCGACGTGCTCGCCCTGATGGCAGTGCACGAGAACCAGTGCGTCGCATTCATCGAGAAGTTGTCGGCCGCGACCACCGACGACGTCTTCAAGCAGATCCTCGCAAAGATCGCCGGAGACGACGCCCTGCAGGCCAAGACGTTCGCCGCATTTCTGAACGCCGGACTCGTCGCAGACCAGGAAGGCACCGTCCGAGCGCTGGATCGGGCGCTGACCGACGTGGCGCCGATCGGGTCCGACGTGGTCGACTTCGACGCCGAGCGCGCCCTGATCGCGGGTTACGAGGACGACAGCACCCGCGCGGCGATTGCCGCGACGCTGGTCGACCAGCTCAAGCTGGCCAACCTCCACGAGTTGAGTGACGACGCCGAGGCCGCGCGCCAGCGCATTCTCGCGAAGGCCGGCCTCGCGGGCTGA
- the glyA gene encoding serine hydroxymethyltransferase, with protein sequence MSLAELDPDVAAAMNGELSRQRDTLEMIASENFVPRAVLQAQGSVLTNKYAEGYPGRRYYGGCEYVDVVEDIARDRAKELFGADFANVQPHSGAQANAAVLMALMNPGEKLLGLDLAHGGHLTHGMRLNFSGKLYENHFYGVSKEDFRIDMDEVRKIAQDVRPTVICAGWSAYPRTLDFEAFRSIADEVGAYLWTDMAHFAGLVAAGLHPSPVPHSDVVSSTIHKTLGGPRSGLILAKQDWAKKLNSAVFPGQQGGPLMHAIAGKAVALKIAGTEEFAERQRRTLSGAKILAERLTGSDVEKAGVSVLTGGTDVHLVLVDLRNSQLDGQQAEDLLHQIGITVNRNAVPFDPRPPMVTSGLRIGTPALATRGFGDEQFTEVADIIGTALAAGQDADVSALRGRVSRLALDFPLYDGLEEWGLMSRV encoded by the coding sequence ATGTCCCTGGCCGAACTCGACCCGGACGTTGCCGCTGCGATGAACGGCGAGCTGAGCCGCCAGCGCGACACGCTCGAGATGATCGCTTCGGAGAACTTCGTCCCGCGCGCGGTACTGCAGGCGCAGGGAAGCGTGCTCACCAACAAGTACGCGGAGGGCTACCCCGGCCGCCGCTACTATGGCGGGTGCGAATACGTCGACGTCGTCGAGGACATCGCGCGCGACCGCGCCAAGGAACTGTTCGGTGCCGACTTCGCGAACGTGCAGCCGCATTCGGGCGCGCAGGCGAACGCCGCGGTGCTGATGGCGCTGATGAACCCGGGTGAGAAGCTGCTGGGACTCGACCTCGCACACGGTGGTCATCTGACCCACGGGATGCGGTTGAACTTCTCCGGCAAGCTCTATGAGAACCATTTCTACGGCGTCAGCAAAGAGGACTTCCGGATCGACATGGACGAGGTGCGCAAGATCGCGCAGGACGTCCGACCCACGGTGATCTGCGCCGGATGGTCCGCGTACCCGCGGACCCTCGACTTCGAGGCGTTCCGGTCGATCGCCGACGAGGTGGGCGCCTACCTGTGGACCGACATGGCCCACTTCGCCGGGCTGGTCGCCGCAGGCCTGCACCCGTCGCCGGTGCCGCACTCCGACGTCGTGTCGTCGACCATCCACAAGACCCTGGGCGGCCCGCGGTCGGGCCTGATCCTGGCAAAGCAGGACTGGGCCAAGAAGCTGAACTCGGCCGTGTTCCCGGGCCAGCAGGGCGGACCGCTCATGCACGCGATCGCGGGCAAGGCCGTTGCACTGAAGATCGCGGGTACCGAGGAGTTCGCCGAGCGTCAGCGCCGCACGCTCTCGGGTGCGAAGATCCTGGCCGAACGACTCACCGGGTCCGACGTGGAGAAGGCGGGCGTCTCGGTGCTGACCGGGGGCACCGACGTCCACCTCGTGCTGGTGGACCTCCGAAACAGCCAACTCGACGGCCAGCAGGCGGAGGACCTGTTGCATCAGATCGGGATCACCGTCAACCGCAATGCGGTGCCTTTCGATCCGCGACCGCCGATGGTCACCTCGGGGCTGCGGATCGGTACGCCCGCGCTCGCGACCCGCGGCTTCGGTGACGAGCAGTTCACCGAGGTCGCCGACATCATCGGCACCGCGCTCGCGGCCGGCCAGGACGCCGATGTCTCGGCATTGCGTGGCCGCGTCTCACGTCTCGCCCTCGACTTCCCGCTCTACGACGGGCTCGAGGAGTGGGGACTGATGAGTCGCGTCTGA
- a CDS encoding DUF885 domain-containing protein has product MTSTTASQPSGPPSPVTEYLRLGLAFDRLEDGFVDAFTGDPALRADVVNGPAPEPSALADRARGLRRELPGDLPSSRADFIGAHLSALECSARKFAGEEIGFVDEVRAYFDVDITMGDPQTYREAHAAMAAELDVPGASGVTLADAYAAHRRSDEIPADRVDDCVRAFSGALRERVRSTFPLPDSEIVEFDVVTDKPWSGFNYYLGDYRSRVAINVDLTQYMSSLPHLIAHEAYPGHHTEHCRKEEILVGGGQDEQTIFLVNTPQCLMAEGLADHALVAAIGPDWGLWAQEIYADLGLRFDGERAQRMSRASSGLLGVRQDAALLLHDRRADEDAVADFLQRWLLAPPERARQMLRFLTSPLWRAYISTYVEGYRLLDAWLDAVPAHQRPARFGRLLDEPLTPSQLRAELGI; this is encoded by the coding sequence ATGACCTCGACAACCGCCTCGCAACCCTCTGGCCCGCCGTCACCGGTCACCGAGTATCTGCGGTTGGGCCTGGCCTTCGACCGGCTCGAGGACGGCTTCGTCGATGCTTTCACCGGTGACCCGGCGCTGCGTGCCGACGTGGTGAACGGTCCGGCCCCGGAGCCGTCGGCACTCGCGGACCGGGCCCGCGGCCTACGCCGTGAGCTGCCGGGAGATCTGCCATCTTCTCGGGCGGACTTCATCGGCGCACACCTGTCCGCACTCGAATGCTCGGCGCGGAAGTTCGCCGGCGAGGAGATCGGTTTCGTCGACGAGGTCCGTGCGTACTTCGATGTCGACATCACCATGGGTGATCCGCAGACCTACCGCGAAGCCCATGCGGCGATGGCGGCCGAACTCGACGTGCCCGGCGCATCGGGAGTCACCCTCGCCGACGCGTATGCGGCACACCGTCGGTCCGACGAGATCCCGGCCGACCGGGTCGACGATTGCGTCCGCGCCTTCAGCGGCGCCCTGCGGGAGCGTGTGCGGTCGACGTTCCCGCTGCCCGACAGCGAGATCGTCGAGTTCGACGTGGTGACCGACAAACCGTGGTCGGGCTTCAACTACTACCTCGGCGACTACCGCTCGCGTGTGGCGATCAATGTCGATCTCACGCAGTACATGTCGTCCCTTCCGCATCTGATCGCGCACGAGGCCTACCCCGGACATCACACCGAGCACTGCCGCAAGGAGGAGATCCTGGTCGGCGGCGGACAGGACGAGCAGACGATCTTCCTGGTGAACACTCCGCAGTGCCTGATGGCCGAGGGTCTCGCCGACCACGCACTGGTTGCCGCGATCGGACCGGACTGGGGACTCTGGGCCCAGGAGATCTACGCGGACCTCGGCTTGCGCTTCGACGGTGAACGTGCCCAGCGGATGTCACGCGCGTCGAGCGGACTGCTCGGTGTGCGCCAGGACGCGGCTCTGCTCCTGCACGACCGCCGTGCGGATGAGGATGCGGTCGCCGATTTCCTCCAGCGATGGCTCCTCGCGCCGCCCGAGCGGGCCCGTCAGATGCTGCGCTTTCTCACCTCGCCGCTGTGGCGGGCCTACATCTCCACCTATGTGGAGGGGTACCGGCTGCTGGACGCGTGGCTCGACGCGGTGCCCGCCCACCAGCGGCCGGCCCGCTTCGGACGACTGCTCGACGAACCGCTCACACCGTCGCAGCTGAGAGCCGAACTCGGGATCTGA
- the coaA gene encoding type I pantothenate kinase, with protein sequence MARDTTGRDPSLYLELDRRQWRELRESMPLVLNDNELQQLVGLGEQVDLDEVADVYLPLSRLIHLQIAARQRLFAATSTFLGERQTNRQVPFVIGIAGSVAVGKSTTARVLAALLARWESHPKVDLVTTDGFLLPTAELERRGIMHRKGFPESYDRRSLLRFVTEVKSGAREVTAPVYSHIAYDIVPDVKHYVRQPDILILEGLNVLQTGPTLMVSDLFDFSIYVDAKTADIEQWYVSRFLQMRTTSFADPESHFHYYSSLTDEQATIAARDLWTSINRPNLIENILPTRPRATLVLRKDADHSINRVRLRKL encoded by the coding sequence ATGGCACGCGACACGACCGGGCGCGATCCCAGTCTGTATCTGGAGCTCGACCGTCGACAGTGGCGTGAACTGCGCGAATCGATGCCGCTGGTCCTCAACGACAACGAACTCCAGCAGCTCGTGGGACTCGGCGAACAGGTCGACCTCGACGAGGTCGCCGATGTCTACCTGCCGCTGTCGCGCCTGATCCATCTGCAGATCGCGGCACGGCAGCGACTCTTCGCGGCGACGTCGACCTTCCTCGGTGAACGCCAGACCAACCGCCAGGTGCCGTTCGTCATCGGGATCGCCGGCAGCGTGGCGGTCGGCAAGTCGACCACGGCGCGCGTCCTCGCGGCGCTCCTCGCACGCTGGGAGTCGCATCCCAAGGTCGATCTGGTGACCACGGACGGGTTCCTGCTGCCGACCGCGGAACTGGAACGCCGAGGGATCATGCACCGCAAAGGTTTCCCCGAGTCCTACGACCGTCGCTCACTGCTCAGGTTTGTCACCGAGGTCAAGTCGGGCGCCCGCGAGGTGACCGCCCCGGTCTACTCCCACATCGCCTACGACATCGTCCCGGACGTGAAACACTATGTCCGCCAACCGGACATCCTCATCCTCGAGGGCCTCAACGTATTGCAGACCGGCCCGACGCTGATGGTCTCGGACCTCTTCGACTTCTCGATCTACGTGGACGCGAAGACAGCCGACATCGAGCAGTGGTACGTCTCGCGATTCCTGCAGATGCGAACCACGTCGTTCGCCGACCCCGAATCACACTTCCACTACTACTCGTCGCTGACCGACGAGCAGGCCACGATCGCCGCCCGGGACCTCTGGACATCGATCAACCGACCCAATCTGATCGAGAACATCCTGCCCACCAGACCCCGGGCAACCCTCGTGCTCCGCAAGGACGCCGATCACTCGATCAATCGGGTTCGTTTGCGCAAGTTGTAG
- a CDS encoding carboxymuconolactone decarboxylase family protein, which produces MTTLPDNVPDTRRMWLPGNNPGAYKALVALQRASSEGLETTLAELIRIRASQLNGCAYCLHMHLSDALSAGMEPITLGMVSAWAEAPHLFSARERAALALTEAVTRLGEQGVPDAVFDGAQAVFDDFELGQVVASIVMINAWNRIAVAGRYPAGLDERQMR; this is translated from the coding sequence ATGACGACCCTGCCAGACAATGTGCCCGACACCCGTCGGATGTGGTTGCCGGGCAACAATCCCGGTGCCTACAAGGCGCTCGTGGCTCTTCAACGAGCCTCATCGGAAGGGCTGGAGACGACTCTCGCCGAACTCATCAGGATTCGAGCATCGCAGCTCAACGGGTGCGCCTACTGCCTGCACATGCACCTCTCCGACGCGCTCTCGGCGGGGATGGAACCGATCACGCTCGGGATGGTGTCGGCGTGGGCCGAGGCGCCGCACCTGTTCTCGGCGCGCGAGCGGGCGGCGCTGGCACTGACCGAGGCGGTGACCCGGCTCGGTGAGCAGGGTGTCCCGGATGCGGTGTTCGACGGCGCGCAGGCCGTTTTCGACGACTTCGAGCTCGGCCAGGTGGTGGCCTCGATCGTGATGATCAACGCCTGGAACAGGATCGCGGTGGCGGGGAGGTATCCGGCGGGTCTCGACGAGCGTCAGATGAGGTGA
- a CDS encoding NAD(P)H-binding protein encodes MRVVVLGATGEIGRALSERLRERGVEVIAAQRSSGVDAYAGTGLAESFTGADAVVDCMNIVTTKAQKAIDFFGTVAANVAAAAVEAGVGRVICLSIINAADPTVNAKFGYYQGKAAQEKVYRDALGPERLTVVRSAQFYELARQMMDTLHLGPVAAVPHMRCRPLPSADAAAALADVVTAPVSGDVEVAGPAVCDLAEVGKAIAHRTGSPRWVFGINFGGAAVRNGALVPDDPTVVVHTTVDQWLDKEYPA; translated from the coding sequence ATGAGAGTGGTCGTATTGGGCGCAACGGGCGAGATCGGCAGGGCGCTGAGCGAACGGCTCCGGGAACGCGGTGTCGAGGTGATCGCGGCACAACGGTCCAGCGGTGTCGACGCCTACGCCGGCACCGGACTGGCGGAGAGCTTCACCGGCGCCGACGCGGTGGTCGACTGCATGAACATCGTCACCACCAAGGCGCAGAAGGCGATCGACTTCTTCGGTACGGTTGCCGCCAACGTCGCCGCGGCTGCCGTCGAGGCGGGCGTCGGCCGCGTCATCTGTCTGTCGATCATCAACGCCGCGGACCCCACCGTCAATGCGAAGTTCGGCTATTACCAGGGCAAGGCCGCTCAAGAGAAGGTCTATCGCGACGCGTTGGGCCCGGAACGGTTGACGGTGGTGCGGTCGGCACAATTCTACGAACTGGCCCGCCAGATGATGGACACCCTGCACCTCGGCCCGGTGGCTGCGGTGCCGCACATGCGTTGCCGCCCGCTGCCGTCGGCGGACGCCGCAGCTGCGCTGGCCGACGTGGTCACCGCGCCCGTGTCCGGCGACGTCGAGGTCGCGGGTCCGGCGGTCTGCGACCTCGCTGAGGTCGGCAAGGCCATCGCGCACCGGACCGGATCCCCGAGATGGGTGTTCGGCATCAACTTCGGTGGAGCGGCGGTCCGCAACGGTGCGTTGGTGCCCGACGATCCGACCGTGGTGGTGCACACCACCGTGGACCAATGGCTGGACAAGGAGTACCCGGCATGA
- a CDS encoding isoprenyl transferase — protein MKLLPDRLRRPMLSVYERRLVQLMDTSRLPRHVAIICDGNRRWARDAGFEDVSHGHRVGAQRIAEMLSWCAELGISTVTIYLLSTENLQRASDELDALMEIVPDIVEEISGPEGDWRVRIVGSLAQLPDEVAARLQSASDRTHERDGMNVNVAVGYGGRQEIVDAVQSLLRESLAAGDDPEQMVGAVTVEAIDRNLYTRGQPDPDLVIRTSGEQRLSGFLLWQSAYSEIWFTDAYWPEFRRVDFLRALRDYSARSRRFGK, from the coding sequence ATGAAACTACTTCCCGATCGGCTCCGGCGACCGATGCTGAGCGTCTACGAGCGCCGGCTGGTCCAACTCATGGACACCTCGCGGCTACCGCGTCACGTCGCCATCATCTGCGACGGCAATCGGCGATGGGCTCGCGATGCCGGTTTCGAAGATGTGAGCCACGGCCACCGTGTGGGAGCGCAGCGGATCGCGGAGATGCTGTCCTGGTGTGCCGAGCTGGGGATCTCGACGGTGACGATCTATCTGCTCTCCACCGAGAATCTGCAGCGCGCCTCCGACGAACTCGACGCCTTGATGGAGATCGTGCCCGACATCGTCGAGGAGATCTCCGGACCGGAGGGGGATTGGCGTGTCCGCATCGTCGGCTCGCTGGCGCAACTCCCGGATGAGGTGGCTGCGCGGCTGCAGTCGGCGTCGGACCGGACACACGAGCGCGACGGGATGAACGTCAATGTCGCGGTCGGCTACGGGGGACGGCAGGAGATCGTCGATGCGGTGCAGTCGCTGTTGCGCGAGAGCCTCGCAGCGGGCGATGATCCGGAACAGATGGTCGGTGCGGTCACCGTGGAGGCCATCGATCGCAATCTCTACACGCGCGGACAGCCGGATCCGGATCTGGTGATCCGGACCTCCGGCGAACAGCGTCTGTCCGGGTTCTTGCTGTGGCAGAGCGCGTACTCCGAGATCTGGTTCACCGATGCATACTGGCCGGAGTTCCGGCGCGTGGACTTCTTGCGCGCTTTGCGTGACTATTCGGCACGCAGCCGCCGCTTCGGCAAGTGA
- a CDS encoding hemolysin III family protein has product MSSLTDDPIAAIKPRLRGVIHQYSAWVAVCAGLAVVIGAGVLRGPGAAIACAIYAITVVGVFTVSASYHRIPWKTPRAQVRMKRADHSMIFVFIAGTYTPFCALALPAEVRWWVLGVVWVGAIAGVALKLVWPAAPRWLGVALYILLGWVIVAVAPALISHVGWMVIVLLAVGGVFYTVGGILYAARWPNPWPATFGHHEVFHACTAVAALMHYVAVWLVLTA; this is encoded by the coding sequence GTGAGCTCCCTGACGGACGACCCCATCGCGGCCATCAAACCCCGCCTGCGTGGTGTCATCCATCAATACTCCGCGTGGGTGGCCGTATGCGCCGGACTCGCGGTGGTGATCGGGGCGGGGGTGCTGCGTGGGCCGGGCGCGGCGATCGCGTGTGCGATCTATGCGATCACGGTCGTCGGTGTGTTCACCGTGAGCGCGAGTTACCACCGCATCCCGTGGAAGACACCGCGCGCGCAGGTCCGGATGAAACGCGCCGACCATTCGATGATCTTCGTGTTCATCGCCGGGACGTATACCCCTTTCTGCGCGCTGGCCCTGCCCGCGGAGGTCCGGTGGTGGGTACTCGGCGTCGTCTGGGTGGGCGCGATCGCCGGCGTCGCCCTCAAACTCGTGTGGCCTGCGGCGCCACGCTGGCTGGGCGTGGCGCTCTACATCCTCCTCGGCTGGGTGATCGTCGCCGTCGCCCCAGCCCTGATCAGTCACGTCGGCTGGATGGTCATCGTGCTGCTCGCCGTGGGCGGCGTGTTCTACACCGTCGGCGGCATCCTGTACGCGGCCCGATGGCCGAATCCGTGGCCGGCGACGTTCGGCCACCACGAGGTCTTCCACGCATGCACCGCGGTGGCCGCACTGATGCACTACGTCGCCGTGTGGCTCGTGCTCACCGCCTGA
- a CDS encoding ATP-dependent Clp protease proteolytic subunit, whose amino-acid sequence MSDEQRFLPLRRRTAESLLTQRVLMLDSALDDEIGSQMCAQLVMLASEDPVSDIALWINSPGGSVPAMLAIMDTMRLIPNDVSTVNLGMAYSAGQFLLCCGTRGKRYALRHAKVLLHQGSAGIGGYAPDIELQADDLRHVRDTVLTIIAEQTGRPVEKIFADSLRDHVFTAEESVEYGFVDHIVDDLTQIRPLTPAVTGFGVAR is encoded by the coding sequence ATGAGTGATGAACAACGATTCCTCCCCCTTCGCCGAAGGACCGCAGAAAGTCTTCTGACGCAACGTGTCCTGATGCTCGACTCCGCTCTCGACGACGAGATCGGCAGTCAGATGTGCGCCCAGCTCGTCATGCTGGCATCCGAGGACCCGGTGTCCGACATCGCATTGTGGATCAACTCGCCAGGCGGTTCCGTCCCGGCCATGCTCGCCATCATGGACACGATGCGCCTGATCCCCAACGATGTGAGCACAGTGAACCTGGGGATGGCCTACAGCGCAGGACAGTTCCTGCTCTGTTGCGGCACGCGCGGCAAGCGGTATGCGCTCCGACATGCCAAGGTCCTGCTGCATCAGGGTTCCGCGGGCATCGGCGGATACGCTCCGGACATCGAACTACAGGCCGACGACCTACGCCATGTCCGCGACACGGTTCTGACGATCATCGCCGAGCAGACCGGCCGCCCGGTGGAGAAGATCTTCGCGGATTCACTGCGCGACCACGTCTTCACCGCCGAGGAGTCGGTCGAGTACGGGTTCGTCGACCACATCGTCGACGACCTGACGCAGATCCGTCCGCTCACGCCGGCAGTCACCGGCTTCGGGGTCGCGCGATGA
- a CDS encoding ATP-dependent Clp protease proteolytic subunit, whose product MSTYTIPNVISRTPNGERVMDVYSHLLDERIIYLGTEIDDGVANALIAQILHLDSDNPDAPIDLYINSTGGSVMATFALYDTMQYCHAPIATTCVGQALSSTALLLAAGSPGRRSVLPHARVLLHQPSGQGRGTIPDLILAAEEILRVREEIEKAMSRHTGQEVETLRRDTDRDRVLRAEEIVSYGLADRIIDTRG is encoded by the coding sequence ATGAGCACATACACGATCCCCAACGTGATCAGCCGGACGCCGAACGGCGAGCGGGTGATGGACGTCTACAGCCACCTCCTCGACGAGCGGATCATCTATCTCGGCACCGAGATCGACGACGGCGTGGCGAACGCGTTGATCGCGCAGATACTCCACCTCGATTCCGACAACCCCGACGCGCCGATCGACCTGTACATCAACTCGACCGGCGGTTCGGTGATGGCGACCTTCGCCCTGTACGACACCATGCAGTACTGCCACGCCCCGATCGCCACCACATGTGTCGGGCAGGCACTCTCGTCGACGGCGCTGCTCCTCGCCGCAGGGAGCCCCGGACGACGATCGGTTCTCCCGCACGCCCGGGTGTTGCTCCATCAACCGTCGGGTCAAGGGCGCGGCACCATTCCCGATCTGATCCTGGCGGCCGAGGAGATCCTGCGTGTCCGCGAGGAGATCGAGAAGGCGATGAGCCGCCATACCGGTCAGGAGGTCGAGACGCTCCGACGCGACACCGATCGGGACCGTGTGCTGCGAGCCGAGGAGATCGTGTCGTACGGACTGGCCGACCGGATAATCGACACCCGCGGGTAG
- a CDS encoding helix-turn-helix transcriptional regulator, which produces MDTRLQPAEPLWREVTGRVLRRHRHDRGERLVETAQRAGVSSQYLSEIERGRKDASSELLAAVAGALGLTLLDLTREASIELSRTTATPVLRAVTVRSPAMAPVRTFRGPVALAA; this is translated from the coding sequence ATGGACACCCGACTGCAGCCTGCCGAACCCTTGTGGCGTGAGGTGACCGGACGGGTTCTCCGTCGTCATCGCCACGACCGCGGCGAACGTCTGGTGGAGACCGCGCAACGCGCGGGGGTCTCGAGTCAATACCTCTCCGAGATCGAACGTGGCCGCAAGGACGCCTCGTCCGAGCTGCTGGCCGCAGTGGCGGGAGCCCTCGGACTGACGCTTCTCGACCTCACGCGCGAGGCGTCGATCGAGCTGTCCCGGACGACCGCGACGCCCGTGTTGCGGGCCGTCACGGTCCGGTCACCGGCGATGGCGCCGGTGCGGACCTTCCGCGGGCCGGTTGCGTTGGCGGCCTGA